One Mugil cephalus isolate CIBA_MC_2020 chromosome 10, CIBA_Mcephalus_1.1, whole genome shotgun sequence genomic window carries:
- the LOC125014635 gene encoding dispanin subfamily A member 2b-like encodes MNLEGYPTAPVPSQERGNDGFSGQPAVQYTAVNITAEPPSDYIIWSLCCFVYCNPFCLGLAALIHSIKARDRKVAGDLEGAKQYGSTARTLNIWATVIASITFLILIILFTTKH; translated from the exons ATGAATCTTGAAGGGTACCCAACTGCTCCTGTCCCATCGCAGGAAAGAGGCAATGATGGGTTTTCTGGACAGCCTGCAGTCCAGTACACCGCAGTGAACATTACTGCTGAGCCCCCCAGTGACTACATCATCTGgtcactctgctgctttgtctACTGCAACCCGTTCTGCCTTGGACTGGCTGCTCTCATCCACTCTATCAAA GCCAGAGACAGGAAGGTGGCTGGAGACCTGGAAGGTGCCAAACAGTATGGCTCCACTGCTCGAACCCTCAACATCTGGGCCACAGTCATCGCTTCAATCACATTCCTGattctcattattttattcacaacGAAACATTAG
- the cat gene encoding catalase — MADNRDKCTDQMKMWKENRGSQRPDVLTTGAGHPVGDKLNSQTAGPRGPLLVQDVVFTDEMAHFDRERIPERVVHAKGAGAFGYFEVTHDITRYCKAKVFEHVGKTTPIAVRFSTVAGESGSADTVRDPRGFAVKFYTEEGNWDLTGNNTPIFFIKDALLFPSFIHSQKRNPQTHMKDPDMVWDFWSLRPESLHQVSFLFSDRGLPDGHRHMNGYGSHTFKLVNADGERVYCKFHYKTDQGIKNLSVEEADRLAATNPDYAIGDLFNAIANGNYPSWTFYIQVMTFEQAEKFKFNPFDLTKVWSHKEYPLIPVGKLVLNRNPVNYFAEVEQLAFDPSNMPPGIEPSPDKMLQGRLFSYPDTHRHRLGANYLQIPVNCPFRARVANYQRDGPMCMFDNQGGAPNYYPNSFSAPETQPHFVESKFKVSPDVARYNSDDEDNVTQVRAFYTQVLNEDERQRLCQNMAGALKGAQLFIQKRVVENLKAVHPDYGNRVQNLLNKYNAEAKKNTTPHVYSRPGAVAASSKM; from the exons ATGGCTGACAACAGAGACAAATGCACCGACCAAATGAAGATGTGGAAGGAAAACAGAGGCTCTCAG AGGCCAGATGTCCTGACCACAGGTGCTGGTCATCCGGTCGGAGACAAGCTGAACTCACAGACTGCCGGACCCAGAGGCCCTCTGCTGGTCCAAGATGTGGTCTTCACAGATGAGATGGCCCACTTTGACCGTGAACGCATCCCAGAGAGAGTGGTGCATGCCAAGGGGGCAG GGGCGTTTGGCTACTTTGAGGTGACCCACGACATCACTCGGTACTGCAAGGCCAAGGTGTTTGAGCATGTCGGCAAGACCACGCCCATTGCTGTCCGCTTCTCCACTGTGG ctGGGGAGTCTGGGTCAGCAGACACGGTGAGAGACCCTCGAGGCTTTGCGGTAAAGTTTTACACTGAAGAGGGCAACTGGGACCTGACAGGCAACAACACCCCCATATTCTTCATCAAGGACGCTCTGCTG TTCCCGTCCTTCATCCATTCCCAGAAGCGTAATCCCCAAACCCACATGAAGGACCCTGACATGGTGTGGGACTTCTGGAGTCTGAGGCCGGAGAGTCTGCACCAG GTGTCTTTCCTGTTCAGTGACAGAGGTCTGCCTGATGGCCACCGTCACATGAACGGCTACGGCTCTCACACCTTCAAACTGGTCAACGCTGACGGAGAGCGTGTCTACTGCAAGTTCCACTACAAG accGATCAAGGCATAAAGAATCTGTCAGTGGAGGAGGCTGACCGCCTGGCGGCAACTAACCCAGATTATGCAATCGGAGACCTTTTCAATGCAATTGCCAATGGCAACTACCCGTCCTGGACCTTTTACATCCAGGTCATGACCTTTGAACAGGCTGAGAAGTTCAAGTTCAACCCCTTTGATCTCACAAAG GTGTGGTCACATAAAGAATACCCGTTGATCCCCGTGGGCAAATTGGTCCTCAACAGGAACCCAGTCAACTACTTCGCAgaggtggagcagctggccTTCGACCCAAGCAACATGCCACCAGGCATCGAGCCCAGCCCTGACAAGATGCTGCAG GGCCGACTCTTCTCCTACCCTGACACACATCGACACAGGCTTGGAGCCAACTACCTGCAGATCCCTGTCAACTGCCCCTTCAGAGCCCGTGTGGCCAACTACCAGCGTGACGGTCCAATGTGCATGTTTGACAACCAAG GTGGAGCTCCAAACTACTACCCGAACAGCTTCAGTGCCCCAGAGACTCAGCCACATTTTGTGGAGTCCAAGTTCAAGGTGTCTCCTGATGTGGCCCGTTACAACAGCGACGATGAAGATAATGTCACACAG GTGCGTGCCTTCTACACTCAGGTTCTGAATGAAGATGAACGCCAGAGACTTTGCCAGAACATGGCAGGAGCCCTAAAGGGAGCCCAGCTCTTCATCCAGAAACGCGTG GTGGAGAACTTGAAGGCTGTCCATCCAGACTATGGAAACAGGGTTCAGAACCTTCTGAATAAGTACAATGCAGAAGCCaagaag AACACAACTCCTCATGTTTACAGCCGTCCAGGAGCCGTCGCTGCTTCGTCCAAGATGTGA
- the syt12 gene encoding synaptotagmin-12, with product MSSAQSEDISGYHLSVVLNPPAWEVGIYLVGFFVLLAVAGLNIWKLWKSGTFPAPSPFPNFDYRYLQEKYGTSFSEVRQKRVAANNHRRTSTTSSRKPSLAFGDATDGFRDLGHLELMSRELDPTGVAQLNRSISTDSLSSISSIANNFGHDFTVGQLEVTLEFEPSRHPGQRVGLLHITLHQGKDLLEREEGDFPGCFIRVSLVPEELNVGVTRVQTNAFTVIFDERFSVPMDPSSLEEYSLRFAAFGIDTDERNISAGVAELKLSDLDLTIRPFNAWLYLQDVNKVVISGEILLSLSYLPTAERLTVVVAKCKNLVWTNSKNTADPFVKVYLLQDGRKISKKKTSTKRDDTNPIFNEAMIFSVPSIVLQELSLRVTVAEATDDGRGENLGHVIIGPEASGMGITHWNQMLATLRKPVSMWHPLRRI from the exons tgGTGCTTAACCCGCCAGCCTGGGAGGTGGGGATCTACCTGGTGGGCTTCTTCGTGCTGTTGGCCGTGGCTGGACTCAACATCTGGAAACTGTGGAAATCTGGAACCTTCCCTGCGCCATCCCCCTTTCCCAATTTTGATTATCGGTATCTACAAGAAAAATATGGAACCTCCTTCTCAGAAGTCAGACAAAAG AGGGTGGCAGCCAACAACCACCGGAggacctccaccacctccagccGCAAGCCCAGCCTGGCCTTTGGTGACGCCACGGACGGCTTCAGGGACCTGGGCCACCTGGAGCTGATGAGCAGGGAGCTGGACCCGACGGGAGTAGCTCAGCTCAACCGGTCCATCTCTACCGACTCGCtcagctccatctcctccatcgCCAACAACTTCGGCCACGACTTCACGGTCGGCCAGCTGGAGGTGACCCTGGAGTTTGAGCCGTCCAGACATCCGGGTCAGAGGGTGGGACTGCTCCACATCACCCTGCACCAGGGAAAAGACCTGctggagagggaagagggggaCTTCCCCGGCTGCTTCATCAGAGTCTCACTGGTGCCAGAGGAGCTTAATGTGGGAGTCACAAGG GTCCAGACGAATGCATTCACCGTGATCTTTGATGAGCGCTTCTCCGTCCCCATGGACCCGTCCAGCCTGGAGGAGTACAGCCTACGCTTTGCCGCTTTCGGCATTGACACCGACGAGAGAAACATCAGCGCAGGCGTTGCAGAGCTCAAGTTGTCAGACCTGGATCTGACCATCAGACCCTTCAACGCCTGGCTCTACCTTCAAGACGTCAACAAGGT TGTGATCAGCGGGGAGATCTTGTTGTCTCTCAGCTATTTGCCGACAGCAGAGCGCCTCACTGTGGTTGTAGCCAAGTGCAAGAACCTGGTGTGGACCAACAGCAAGAACACTGCAG ATCCATTTGTCAAAGTATATCTCCTGCAAGATGGCAGGAAGATCAGCAAGAAGAAGACCTCCACCAAAAGGGACGACACAAACCCCATCTTCAATGAAGCCATGATCTTCTCCGTACCATCCATTGTCCTGCAG GAGCTCTCcctgagggtgacggtggcaGAGGCCACAGACGACGGCCGGGGCGAGAACCTGGGTCACGTGATCATCGGGCCCGAGGCCAGCGGGATGGGGATCACCCACTGGAACCAGATGCTGGCCACTCTGAGGAAGCCAGTGTCCATGTGGCACCCTCTGCGCAGGATCTAG